In Nitrospira sp. MA-1, the genomic window TCGGGTTTATGTATAGCCAGGCCTATTTTCGGCAGGTTGTGGATACCAACGGTTGGCAGGAAGCGGTGTATGATTCCGTCGATCCGATGATGATGCCGATTGAGTTGGCGCGGACACCGGCCGGGGATTTGGCAAAGATTCAAGTCCAACTGGGTACCCGAATGGTCGCGTGTGTGATCTGGCAAATCCAAGTGGGCCGGGTTTCGCTTTATCTTTTGGATACAGATACACCGGAAAATTCACCAGAGGACCGTCATCTGACTGCTCGGCTTTATGGAGGGGATCATCGCACACGGCTTTGTCAGGAGTTGTTGTTGGGCATCGGCGGTGTACGGGCTCTTCGTGCGGTGGGCCATGATCCCAATGTGTGGCATGCCAATGAAGGACATCCGGCTTTTTTTCTGGTTGAACGGATGCGGGAACTACTTCAACAAGGGCTGTCCTGGTCGGAGGCGGCCGATCAGATCCGTCAGAGTACCGTTTTCACAACCCACACGCCTGTCCCTGCCGGGCACGATGTCTTTTCGGGGGACCTCATTCGCGAACATTGTCATTGGTGGTGGGAAGAGTTAGGCCTCACACAGGAAAGTTTTATGGCGTTGGGTCGTCATCCGGAATTATCACCTGATCAATTCCATATGACCACATTGCCTATTCGTCTAGCCTCATTCATTAATGGCGTGAGCAAGGAACATGAATTGGTCTCAAAAAAAATGTTTCACATTCTGTGGCCGGAACGGCCGCTGCAGGAGGTGCCCATCCACAGCGTCACCAACGGGGTGCATGTTCCCACGTGGATTGCTCAGGAAATGGATGTGTTGTATCAAAAATATCTGGGATCTGACTGGCGGGAACGGTGTGACGACCCCAACATGTGGCAGAGGATGAAGGAGGTGCCGGATGAGGAGATATGGGAGGTCCGGAAATTTCTGAAACGAAAGCTGATGAGCTTTATCCGTCAGCGCGCCAGGATGGGATGGATGGATGGGACGATGGAGCCTATCCAGGTGTTGGCGAGCGGGGCGTTTCTTGAGCCGCATGCGTTGACTCTGGGATTTGCGCGACGGTTTGCGACCTACAAACGGGCCACGCTGTTGTTTTCAGACCTGGAGCGGCTGAAACAGATTCTGTTGAATCCGTGGCGGCCTGTTCAAATTGTTTTCGCCGGAAAATCTCATCCGGCCGACCAGGCAGGGCGCGAACTCATCCATCGTATTTATCAATTTGCCAAAGCGCATCATCTGGGCGGCCAAATTGCGTTTGTCGAAGATTACGACATGCATGTGGCAAAATTTTTGGTGCAAGGGGTCGATGTCTGGCTCAATAATCCTCGCCCGCCGTTAGAGGCGAGCGGGACAAGCGGCCAGAAAGCCGCTTTAAATGGCGTGCCCAATTTGAGCGTGTTAGATGGGTGGTGGAAAGAAGGCTATGATGGCAGTAACGGCTGGGCAGTGCCTCTCCCTGAATCGCCACTTGGCGATTGGGCCCAGGATGACCTGGATATGGTCGGCCTCTACACCCTACTTGAAAACGATGTAATCCCGTTGTTTTACGACCGTGGTGTTGATGGCATTCCACATGGGTGGTGCACTGTTGTTAAAAACTCAATTCGGACATCGGCTCCACGGTTCAGTGCTCGCCGCATGCTCAAAGAATACGTGAAGCGTGCGTATACCCCGCTGTTTTCCGAGGCAGGGAATGCACGAGACGAAAAACTGGCCTGAATCTCTCATCGTGGTCTGAAAATTTGTGTCTGATGCGTGATAGGCGATTTGTTGCGCAGAAGTTCATGGACACCCGTATCACAGTTGTACCTTCTGCAATGCAGTGATACCATCCGCTTACGTATGGTGCACCATTCCCTTTCTCATCGTTATCTCGTCGATCGATATGATTTTTTCTTCCAGTCTAATTTATGGAGTGAAATAGGTTTGAGGTCCATTCAACAACGAGCGAGAATCATTCTGAGCCGGCGGGGTCCACTATGAAAGTTTTACGGATATTGATTCTGCTGGGTATTGTATTTGGATTGGGCTATTACACGGGGCAAAAACCGGATGAGGTGAAGCAACGATTGCGTGATTTGTCGGGACAGGTATTGGAGAACACGATTGGATTTGATCAGAAGACCCATTTGCAGCGACAAATGTTGGCGGCAAAAGACGGCTTTTTGGAAGGCCGAGCGTATCTCTTGGATCATCAATTCAAAGAAGCTTCAGTTGAGTTCGAACGTGCACTTCACCATTTAGATCAAGCGGTTGAGTTGGACCCTCAAGGCCCCATGGCTCAAAAAATCAAAATTGTTAAACAGAAAATTCGAGAGGCTCAACAAAGTCTGGCTCAAGGGCATAGTCTTCCTCCTCATTCGTTGGATGATCTTCGTCAGGAGATGCAATCTGTTATGCCTTGACGAAACCTACCTATAGCAACTGCCAGTTGCGTTCCTTGTTTTTTCTCGTCCCATCTTGTCAGAATTATTTAATTCCAGGTTATTACTTGATGGGAACCTTAAATGGAATTTAAGAAACAGGGTGGGTTTTCCTCATAAAAAGCCCCCTCCATCGTCCAGGCGATGGAGGGGGCTGGTATGTTCACAATAAGGACTGGAAAGTCAGGCTTAAGCCGTAACGGCCTGCTTTTTCCATTCTGCCAACATGTGTTCGATTCGTAAGCGAACCACCAAGTCGGGGTCTTTGGCTAAAAGTTTAATCGCCTCTCGGCCACGAGGATCTCCGATTTTTTCTAGCGCGGCTGCTGACGAAAGCCGGATGAACCAGTCAGGGTCTTGCAATCCTTCCATTAATAAATCAACACTACTGGAATCCCTGATCTCTCCTAGAGCCAGAATGGCCTGTTTCCTAATAACTTCATCTTGATTCTTCAGGCATTCGAGTAATCGTCCAACAGCCGGTTGTCCAAGTTCTGCGAGCGCCCAAGTCGCATCGTCCTTAAACTCATCATTGTGGAGCATCGAAATTAACGGATCAAGGACTCGTTCATCGTTAATTTTCCCCAACGCTTTAATCACTGATTTCCGGGCATCGTAGTCTCGTATATAGCGGAGCAGAAGGTCCACGGCCGGTGAACCAATCATGGCAATGGCTTCAACTGCGGCGTCTCGAACCTGCCAATCTCCATCTCGAAGGCATCGAACCAGAGGTTCGATGCAGCGTTCATCACCCATTTCGCCCAGGGTAGTCACTGCTTCGCGTCGGACGACCCATTCTGGATCGTTCAAAAGATCGATCTGAATATCGATTTCATCTTTGACCTGTTCTTCGACCAACTCTTCTTCTTGTTCTGTTTCTTCTTCGGTTTCCTCAGCAGAGGCAACGATGTCTGTGGTTTCTTCATCTGCGTCCGCCGTGATAGCTTCTGAGACTTCATCCACTAGCTCGTCTTCAGGCAGGGTTGTCTTGCCTTCCAACGATACAAACTCCTCCGTTTTATCTGAAAACGCATCATCCATATTTTTTTGGTCGTCCCGCATGCCTCAATTCCTCCAAATTCTCTTCAGGGTCAATCTGCAGAACCTTAGGCCTCTGCCACGACTTTCTTTGATTTCCGCTGTTCCTCGCGCCGTTTGGCTGTTCGGACCTTCCGTTGCACTCTTCGTAAACGTTTTCGTAATGATCGGATGGTTGAATCTCCCTCAGGATTGTCGCTACTGGCTAGGGATTTCGTGACCTTGGTTTTTAGAGACGTTGCGTCTTCCTGAAGTGATCGTCGTTTGGCCATATGAACATGCTCTCCTTACTCTAGAAATTTTATTGACGAAAAGTGATTTGGGTGGCCTTCTACCTGGTTGAGTCTAGTCAAGGAATTTGAATTGTGTCAACGGGGAAACGCTATACTTGGCAGGGACTAAGGTGTTTTTCATAAAAAACCCCCGCTGAGCTAAGCTCAGCGGGGGTTTTTCGTACAAATAGGAAATATCAATTAATCTTTGCAGAAGCTTCTTTCGTATGCAATGACCTTCCAGGCTTCTTCTTCGCTGATGGTGGCTGGGACTAAAGGCACCATGCCTGTGCCAGGGCTACCGTTCTTGATGACCCACATGAGTTCGCCATCTTTCCGTTTCTTGTGAAATTTGCAATTGGTGAAGTCACGAGGCCCTGGGGTCAAGACGGCTCCTGCCGGCCCTTGGCCATTGCCTTCTTTGCCGTGGCAATTAATGCATGTCCCTTTTCCCTCATACAAGGCTTTGCCTTCCGCCACGATTTCAGGCGAAGCATCTTCGGCCTTGGAATATAAGTCTGTTTTGTCTTTTTTGGCTGCAGAGCGTTGATCAGCCGGAACCCGGGAAGGAATTGGATCTTTCTCTGGTCCGGCAATGGCTAAACCAGTGGTCAAAAACATGGCGGCGGTTAAAGTTCCAAGCACTTTCATCGAAAACGTCATGTAAGCCTCCTAAGGTTAAACAGAGTTGATGAGACCGTAAAAAAACATGGGGATGGCATTATCGCTTCCCCTTTTTTTCCTCTTTTTGAATTTGTGTTGTTTGAGCAGAGCCTTAAACTAAATCACATTCAAAAGGACACCCTTAACCCACTCAAACTTTTTCATCATATCAATGAGTTTTTTAGCCTGTCAAGAAGTTGAAAAAGAGTTGATGTTGTGTCCTGTAGAATTTTTCCAATGTGGGCTAAGTGGGCTGCTTTCACTGGAGATTTTGAGAAGGGGGTGTGGAAGGGGATGGGCAGGCCTAAGGCTTTTCAAGCTTTGTTCAAATAGGTATGGTGCATCATAATTTATGAAAATTTTGAAGGGCGGGAGGATGGACGATTGTGTGGGGCTATAGTCCGTCGTGTTGTGACGTCAGGGCTTCAAATGAATGTCCCGGACTACCTGACCTGGCTTGCCAAATGGACCTTGTAATTCTCCATTAAGGCGGACGATCACACCGGCCGCATTCCCTAACGTGAGCAAGTATTGTTTATCCGCCTTCCAGGTGCTTTTTTGTCCAGGTTGTAATAAGGCTTCATGCGGGGCCTGATCGTCCGACTGCACCACCACCCAGGTCAGTTGTGTGGCTTCGATTTCTAGGACCAGCGTTCCATCGATCCCGGTGGCCTTTTCGGGAACAGGGGAAACAGGCAAGGTCGGTACCGGTCGAGGTTCAGGGGGTAGCTGTGAAGGTATGATATCAGGTGGGGGAGGAGAAGTGAGCTGGATCTCGGTGTCGACGGGGGATTCCGATGAAACGATGTCGGGTAACTCTTCAATATGGGGGGTGGGATCGAGTATTTCTTTATTCTGCATTCCACTGATTGGTTCAGGAGTTTCGGATTCAGGTTGGAGTGGAACGGTTTCCTGCTGCCAGGGTAGGAGATAAAAGAGGACTCCACCGATGGCCAGAAAAAGAATGACAACAAGGTT contains:
- the glgP gene encoding alpha-glucan family phosphorylase encodes the protein MNQSTRLLTEEFRNLSELAHNVWWSWSPEGRAVFSYIDPTLWRLTYHDPIKQLQKIAPDRLDVLGQDVVFLSLYREAMKAFHAYMETKDHWFGRTYPQWQDRTIAYFSAEFGLHRSVPLYSGGLGILAGDHLKEASDLGVPLVAVGFMYSQAYFRQVVDTNGWQEAVYDSVDPMMMPIELARTPAGDLAKIQVQLGTRMVACVIWQIQVGRVSLYLLDTDTPENSPEDRHLTARLYGGDHRTRLCQELLLGIGGVRALRAVGHDPNVWHANEGHPAFFLVERMRELLQQGLSWSEAADQIRQSTVFTTHTPVPAGHDVFSGDLIREHCHWWWEELGLTQESFMALGRHPELSPDQFHMTTLPIRLASFINGVSKEHELVSKKMFHILWPERPLQEVPIHSVTNGVHVPTWIAQEMDVLYQKYLGSDWRERCDDPNMWQRMKEVPDEEIWEVRKFLKRKLMSFIRQRARMGWMDGTMEPIQVLASGAFLEPHALTLGFARRFATYKRATLLFSDLERLKQILLNPWRPVQIVFAGKSHPADQAGRELIHRIYQFAKAHHLGGQIAFVEDYDMHVAKFLVQGVDVWLNNPRPPLEASGTSGQKAALNGVPNLSVLDGWWKEGYDGSNGWAVPLPESPLGDWAQDDLDMVGLYTLLENDVIPLFYDRGVDGIPHGWCTVVKNSIRTSAPRFSARRMLKEYVKRAYTPLFSEAGNARDEKLA
- a CDS encoding HEAT repeat domain-containing protein; amino-acid sequence: MRDDQKNMDDAFSDKTEEFVSLEGKTTLPEDELVDEVSEAITADADEETTDIVASAEETEEETEQEEELVEEQVKDEIDIQIDLLNDPEWVVRREAVTTLGEMGDERCIEPLVRCLRDGDWQVRDAAVEAIAMIGSPAVDLLLRYIRDYDARKSVIKALGKINDERVLDPLISMLHNDEFKDDATWALAELGQPAVGRLLECLKNQDEVIRKQAILALGEIRDSSSVDLLMEGLQDPDWFIRLSSAAALEKIGDPRGREAIKLLAKDPDLVVRLRIEHMLAEWKKQAVTA
- a CDS encoding cytochrome c — encoded protein: MTFSMKVLGTLTAAMFLTTGLAIAGPEKDPIPSRVPADQRSAAKKDKTDLYSKAEDASPEIVAEGKALYEGKGTCINCHGKEGNGQGPAGAVLTPGPRDFTNCKFHKKRKDGELMWVIKNGSPGTGMVPLVPATISEEEAWKVIAYERSFCKD
- a CDS encoding DUF4115 domain-containing protein; amino-acid sequence: METLGGLFRQTRERQRLSLEQIASKTRIQQRHLQAIEEEDFASLPAKVFVKGFVRSYARSLGLDEDNALQLFLTTSSDFYDRTQEEQQHIQVTLQAAHRKRFNWNLVVILFLAIGGVLFYLLPWQQETVPLQPESETPEPISGMQNKEILDPTPHIEELPDIVSSESPVDTEIQLTSPPPPDIIPSQLPPEPRPVPTLPVSPVPEKATGIDGTLVLEIEATQLTWVVVQSDDQAPHEALLQPGQKSTWKADKQYLLTLGNAAGVIVRLNGELQGPFGKPGQVVRDIHLKP